In Candidatus Binataceae bacterium, one DNA window encodes the following:
- a CDS encoding leucyl aminopeptidase codes for MIKDLTLQPTAPRQAATDLLVVPVTRSQLSLSHIPELGGLNHGALVQEIERRRFQANAGSCVLLPTYSSLSAKNLLLCGLGNDPSLQDWRLLGDQAVLSARAIHAHHFVIDGETLQPEHLQAIVEGLDLGAYEFLKYKSRRDDSPISLTAVIARTALGPDYKRAFEYGRRAAAATCLSRDLINTPAQDATPEFLADTAAAIATRNQLHFEAYDRDAIQRLGMGGLLGVARGASRPPRFIQLTYQPNPHAPHIALVGKGITFDSGGLNLKSATAMEEQKRDMTGAALMLGVMSEIAFFRPAIGVRAYLPCSENSIGPDATKPGDVLRIRGGHTVEVLNTDAEGRLVLADALVYACESKPTAVLDAGTLTAAVRVALGTRVAAILGTDSALIAALKQAGQAAGESLWELPLIDEYAQELRSHVADLRNIGTSGNAGTIICALFLKEFVSCPSWAHLDLSGVAFSKSRLPMAPAGAVGFGVRTLLRYLDHLS; via the coding sequence ATGATAAAAGATCTGACTTTACAACCGACCGCGCCCCGCCAAGCTGCCACCGATCTCCTGGTGGTTCCAGTTACCCGAAGCCAACTTTCCCTCAGCCACATCCCTGAGCTGGGCGGTCTCAACCATGGCGCCTTGGTTCAGGAAATCGAACGTCGCCGCTTCCAAGCAAATGCCGGAAGCTGCGTGTTGCTTCCCACCTACAGCTCTCTGTCGGCCAAAAATCTGTTGCTGTGCGGCCTGGGTAACGACCCTAGCCTGCAGGACTGGCGTCTGCTCGGCGATCAAGCGGTTCTGTCTGCTCGTGCCATTCATGCCCACCATTTCGTGATTGACGGCGAAACTCTTCAACCCGAGCATCTGCAAGCTATCGTCGAGGGGCTGGATCTCGGAGCCTACGAGTTTCTCAAATACAAAAGCCGCCGCGATGACTCCCCTATTTCGCTCACGGCCGTCATTGCGCGGACCGCTCTTGGCCCCGACTACAAACGAGCCTTCGAGTACGGCCGGCGAGCAGCTGCGGCGACTTGCCTGTCTCGAGACTTGATTAATACCCCAGCCCAAGATGCCACCCCCGAGTTTCTCGCCGATACCGCCGCCGCTATCGCCACACGCAACCAGCTTCACTTCGAAGCTTACGACCGCGACGCCATCCAGCGGCTGGGGATGGGCGGGCTGCTGGGCGTGGCGCGCGGCGCCTCACGCCCACCCCGCTTCATCCAGCTAACCTATCAGCCCAACCCCCATGCACCCCACATCGCACTCGTCGGCAAGGGCATCACCTTCGATTCCGGCGGCCTTAATCTCAAAAGCGCTACTGCGATGGAAGAGCAAAAGCGCGACATGACCGGCGCTGCTCTGATGCTTGGCGTGATGAGTGAGATCGCTTTCTTCCGCCCCGCGATCGGCGTCCGCGCCTATCTCCCTTGCAGCGAAAATTCGATCGGGCCCGACGCCACCAAACCCGGCGACGTCCTGCGTATCCGCGGCGGCCACACTGTTGAAGTGCTCAATACCGACGCCGAAGGCCGTCTGGTGCTGGCCGACGCGCTGGTCTATGCGTGCGAGTCCAAGCCCACGGCCGTCCTCGATGCCGGCACCCTCACCGCCGCCGTGCGCGTCGCTCTGGGTACCCGCGTGGCAGCCATCCTGGGTACCGATAGCGCCCTAATCGCAGCCCTCAAGCAGGCCGGTCAGGCGGCCGGTGAAAGCCTGTGGGAATTACCTTTGATCGATGAATACGCGCAGGAGCTGCGCAGCCACGTTGCCGACCTGCGCAATATCGGCACCTCCGGCAATGCCGGAACCATTATCTGCGCGCTCTTTCTCAAGGAGTTCGTTTCCTGCCCGTCGTGGGCCCATCTGGATTTGTCAGGAGTCGCTTTCAGCAAAAGCCGCCTGCCGATGGCCCCCGCGGGCGCGGTCGGCTTCGGCGTGCGGACTCTACTGCGCTACCTGGACCACTTGTCCTAA
- a CDS encoding aminopeptidase P N-terminal domain-containing protein: MPGGGSFYNGRVIIPAEVFSRRRKHFSAGIEGGMAILPSAPVAVRSNDVDYIYRQDSDFHYLTGFPEPEAVAVFAPGYSGGEYILFVRPRDRERETWTGRRAGVEGAKAQYGADAAYPIEQLEDLVLEIMARVDRVYYSLGANEAMNQRVLAWMRRCQSIRPRSGMGASALMDPRGLIHEMRLFKEPDELAAMRQAIRISEEAHRRAMREARGGMMEWEVEAAIDYIFRARGGSGAAYPSIVASGINATTLHYINNDRQMERGELLLVDAGSEYECYASDITRTFPINARYSGAQRELYQLVLDAQRAGIEAVKPGATVDDPHQAALRVLVDGMVQLKLLQGTVEQALIEGSYRRFYMHRTSHWLGLDVHDVGSYRKDGQPRQLEPGMVLTVEPGIYVRADDEEAPASMRGIGIRIEDDVLVREQGCEVLTAAIPKSMDEVEALTQ, translated from the coding sequence TTGCCGGGCGGAGGTTCGTTCTACAATGGGCGTGTGATTATTCCAGCCGAGGTTTTTAGCCGCCGGCGCAAGCATTTCAGCGCTGGAATCGAAGGTGGTATGGCGATTTTACCCAGCGCTCCGGTGGCGGTGCGCTCCAATGACGTCGATTACATTTACCGTCAAGATAGCGATTTTCACTATTTAACGGGGTTTCCCGAGCCCGAGGCGGTAGCGGTATTTGCCCCTGGCTATAGCGGGGGCGAATACATATTGTTCGTGCGACCACGCGACCGCGAGCGGGAGACCTGGACCGGACGGCGGGCGGGAGTCGAAGGCGCCAAAGCGCAATATGGAGCCGACGCGGCCTATCCGATCGAGCAGCTTGAGGATCTCGTGCTAGAGATCATGGCGCGAGTGGATCGGGTCTATTATTCGTTGGGAGCCAATGAGGCGATGAATCAGCGGGTGCTGGCCTGGATGCGGCGCTGTCAGAGCATCCGTCCGCGCAGTGGCATGGGGGCCAGCGCTTTGATGGATCCGCGCGGTTTGATTCACGAGATGAGGTTGTTCAAGGAGCCTGACGAATTGGCGGCGATGCGCCAAGCGATTCGAATCAGCGAGGAAGCGCATCGGCGGGCGATGCGTGAAGCGCGCGGCGGCATGATGGAATGGGAGGTGGAAGCGGCGATCGATTATATTTTTCGGGCGCGCGGCGGTAGCGGCGCCGCCTATCCTTCGATTGTAGCCAGTGGGATTAACGCGACCACGCTGCATTACATAAACAACGATCGACAGATGGAGCGTGGGGAATTACTATTGGTCGACGCGGGTAGCGAGTACGAATGTTATGCTTCGGATATAACCCGCACCTTTCCCATCAATGCGCGCTACAGCGGGGCTCAGCGCGAGCTCTATCAGCTGGTGTTGGATGCGCAGCGAGCGGGGATCGAGGCGGTCAAGCCGGGAGCGACGGTGGATGATCCCCACCAGGCGGCATTGCGAGTGCTGGTGGACGGTATGGTGCAACTGAAACTGTTACAAGGGACGGTGGAGCAGGCTCTGATCGAGGGCAGCTATCGCCGCTTCTACATGCATCGGACCAGTCATTGGCTGGGTTTGGACGTGCACGATGTGGGCAGCTATCGCAAGGATGGCCAGCCTCGTCAGCTGGAGCCTGGGATGGTGCTGACCGTGGAGCCCGGAATCTATGTCAGGGCCGATGACGAGGAAGCGCCTGCCTCGATGCGCGGGATTGGGATCAGGATAGAGGATGACGTATTGGTAAGGGAACAGGGGTGTGAAGTGCTAACGGCAGCAATTCCAAAAAGCATGGATGAGGTGGAGGCGTTGACACAGTAG
- a CDS encoding Gfo/Idh/MocA family oxidoreductase, which yields MAEILRLGVAGLGVATTQIFPFLADYPNLKVTAAADIRPDALEVFKQRFGGRTYSSVEEMCTCPDVDVVYVCTPNHLHCPHVIAAAENKKHVIVEKPMALTMEECERMNAAAERNGVHILCGHTHSFDPPIRAMSEIVNSGKYGRLMMIHCWDYTDFMYRPRMAHELDTSRGGGVVFVQGPHHVDIVRQIAMRPLRRVSGATGIWDPSRPTEGNYAAFLEFEDGASATVVYNGYGHFDTAELHWWVGEGGEPRDPETNFKVRRNLRAVQDEAGLKESMRFAGAREGGFAHGAGEKIVRRQQFFGLVLVSCEKADIRQSPDGLLIYDDEGKHEVALPHGASSRAAELNEIYEAVVHNKPIFHNGRWGQATLEVCLAIYESARNHRDVMLRYQQPSRH from the coding sequence ATGGCTGAAATTTTAAGGCTGGGCGTCGCGGGATTGGGCGTTGCCACCACCCAGATTTTTCCTTTCCTCGCTGATTATCCCAACCTCAAAGTCACCGCGGCCGCCGATATTCGCCCCGACGCCCTGGAAGTCTTCAAGCAGAGGTTCGGCGGCCGAACCTACTCCAGTGTCGAGGAAATGTGCACCTGTCCCGACGTGGATGTGGTCTACGTCTGTACTCCCAATCATCTCCATTGCCCCCACGTGATTGCCGCCGCCGAAAACAAAAAGCACGTAATCGTGGAAAAGCCGATGGCGCTCACGATGGAGGAATGCGAACGCATGAACGCCGCCGCCGAGCGCAATGGCGTCCATATCCTGTGCGGTCATACCCATAGCTTCGATCCGCCGATCCGCGCGATGAGCGAAATCGTCAACAGCGGCAAATACGGTCGCCTGATGATGATCCACTGCTGGGATTACACCGATTTCATGTACCGCCCGCGCATGGCTCACGAGCTTGATACCTCACGCGGCGGCGGGGTGGTCTTCGTTCAAGGCCCCCATCATGTCGATATCGTGCGCCAGATCGCGATGCGCCCACTGCGCCGGGTCAGCGGCGCCACTGGCATTTGGGACCCTTCTCGCCCCACGGAAGGTAATTATGCCGCCTTTCTGGAATTTGAAGACGGCGCTTCGGCCACTGTGGTCTATAACGGCTACGGCCACTTCGATACCGCCGAACTCCATTGGTGGGTCGGCGAGGGCGGCGAACCACGCGACCCCGAAACCAACTTCAAGGTTCGCCGTAACCTGCGCGCCGTCCAGGACGAGGCCGGACTTAAGGAATCCATGCGCTTCGCGGGCGCCCGCGAAGGTGGTTTTGCCCATGGCGCCGGCGAAAAGATCGTGCGCCGCCAGCAGTTCTTCGGCTTGGTCCTGGTTAGCTGCGAGAAGGCCGATATCCGCCAATCCCCCGACGGACTTCTCATCTATGACGACGAGGGCAAGCACGAGGTCGCCCTACCCCACGGCGCCAGCTCACGCGCCGCCGAACTCAACGAAATCTACGAGGCCGTCGTTCATAACAAGCCCATCTTCCATAACGGCCGCTGGGGGCAAGCCACCCTGGAGGTTTGCCTAGCCATTTACGAGTCGGCACGCAACCATCGCGACGTGATGCTCAGGTACCAGCAACCGTCCCGCCACTAA